A window of Solanum stenotomum isolate F172 chromosome 3, ASM1918654v1, whole genome shotgun sequence contains these coding sequences:
- the LOC125859244 gene encoding putative F-box protein At1g49610, translated as MLTNSKKRKVKLRKSKKQKVTEEEAPINKLPDAVLVKILSLLPTEEALRTCVISKKWQTLSTLIYSFNFNCSEYREREDLSFIHNALEHSRSSKIEKFELDLTECMDLCQLDYNLKFDFDFLVNRCCRFAVKRNVENLVLGLYSPEECPLPESLYTCSSLITLDVTLCCGFINDAVISWNSLKSITLGYVVFTDEDMVKLLSGCPSLETMELYRYDGFRRVEINSSTLKTLKLIDYGIPGVGYELDGVSGVRDELEIIAPYLQNLEISGDFLDVKCKLVDVSSLVNAKINYNNKCINHIPNVNEEHNCRDYHQVLYSLIQENLQKLCYATELTIGNWFTQVMCMLQFKRIPVSDFYCKYLTLQLHMKKFNLYGVAGFLRASPHVETLNIDMQTMELDDICNYVDNSRCNSELRNLAKGDNMDL; from the exons atgttgACAAATTCGAAGAAGCGAAAGGTGAAATTGAGAAAATCGAAGAAGCAAAAGGTAACAGAGGAAGAAGCACCAATCAATAAGTTGCCAGATGCAGTCCTCGTAAAAATTCTCTCACTTCTGCCAACAGAGGAAGCATTAAGAACTTGTGTTATCTCTAAAAAGTGGCAAACTCTCTCAACTTTAATTTATAGCTTCAATTTCAATTGTTCAGAATACCGGGAAAGAGAAGATTTATCATTTATTCATAATGCATTAGAACATTCCCGCTCTTCCAAAATCGAAAAGTTTGAACTCGACTTAACTGAATGCATGGACTTGTGTCAATTAGACtacaatttgaagtttgattttgatttcctAGTCAATCGTTGTTGTAGATTTGCTGTTAAGAGAAATGTGGAAAATCTTGTATTGGGTTTATATAGTCCTGAAGAGTGCCCATTGCCTGAATCTCTCTACACCTGTTCGTCATTGATAACTTTAGATGTTACGCTATGTTGTGGCTTTATTAATGATGCGGTCATTTCGTGGAACTCTCTAAAGAGCATAACATTGGGGTATGTGGTGTTTACCGATGAGGACATGGTGAAATTACTGTCAGGCTGTCCTTCATTGGAAACAATGGAATTATATAGGTATGACGGTTTCCGTCGCGTGGAAATtaattcatcaacattaaaGACACTGAAGCTGATAGATTATGGGATTCCTGGAGTTGGATATGAATTAGATGGGGTTTCTGGAGTTAGAGATGAATTAGAAATTATTGCCCCGTATCTTCAGAATTTGGAAATATCAGGAGATTTTCTTGATGTCAAGTGTAAACTTGTTGATGTCTCTTCTCTAGTTAATGCTAAGATTAATTACAACAATAAATGTATCAATCACATCCCAAATGTTAATGAAGAACACAACTGCCGTGACTATCATCAAGTATTATATTCCCTCATCCAAGAAAATCTTCAAAAGTTATGTTATGCAACTGAGCTAACAATTGGAAATTGGTTCACACAG GTCATGTGCATGTTGCAGTTCAAACGGATTCCCGTTTCAGATTTTTACTGCAAATATCTAACCCTGCAGTTGCATATGAAAAAGTTTAATTTGTATGGAGTAGCTGGTTTTTTGAGAGCCTCACCTCATGTGGAAACACTCAACATAGACATGCAAACTATGGAG TTAGATGATATTTGCAACTATGTTGACAATTCACGCTGCAACTCTGAGTTACGTAATTTGGCCAAAGGAGATAATATGGATTTGTAG
- the LOC125859245 gene encoding F-box/LRR-repeat protein At5g02910-like has product MTNLKKQKVTEEEAPQGISKLPDLLLLQILSLLPTKDAFRTCLVSPTWRCLPTLIDSFNFTCSTDRETEDFSFIQNALAHSLSSKIIKFKLDLTDLSLSDCSFRPEYETLISRCFSFAVEKEVENVLLWSQYSNGCTLSESLCTCSSLITLDVKHCGFNNAVISWNSLKSIKLGHLMLTDDEMVKLLSGCPALETMELYSYTGEDLKCRLVDASSVVNAKLMYSFACIKGIPSTYVEDCCRDYRQVVYTLVQDNLQKLCYATDLTIGTWFTQFRWDYCTRSCAHCSSKGCPFQN; this is encoded by the exons ATGACAAATCTGAAGAAGCAAAAGGTAACAGAGGAAGAAGCACCACAAGGAATCAGTAAGTTGCCGGATCTACTCCTCCTTCAAATTCTCTCACTTCTCCCAACAAAGGATGCATTCAGAACTTGTCTAGTTTCTCCAACGTGGCGGTGTCTCCCAACTTTAATTGATAGCTTCAATTTCACATGTTCAACTGACCGGGAAACAGAAGATTTCTCCTTTATTCAAAATGCATTAGCACATTCCCTCTCTTCCAAAATTATAAAGTTCAAACTCGACTTAACTGACTTGAGTCTATCAGACTGCAGTTTCAGGCCTGAGTATGAAACCCTAATCAGTCGTTGTTTTAGTTTTGCTGTTGAAAAAGAAGTGGAAAATGTTTTGTTGTGGTCTCAGTATAGTAATGGGTGCACATTGTCTGAATCTCTCTGCACATGTTCGTCCTTGATAACTTTAGATGTTAAACATTGTGGCTTTAATAACGCGGTCATATCGTGGAACTCTCTAAAGAGTATAAAGTTGGGGCATTTGATGCTAACCGATGATGAAATGGTGAAATTATTGTCAGGCTGTCCTGCATTGGAAACAATGGAATTATATAGCTATACTG GAGAAGATCTCAAGTGTAGGCTTGTTGATGCATCTTCGGTAGTGAATGCTAAGCTCATGTACAGCTTTGCCTGTATCAAAGGCATTCCAAGTACTTATGTGGAAGACTGCTGCCGTGACTATCGTCAAGTAGTATATACCCTCGTCCAAGATAATCTTCAAAAGTTATGTTATGCAACTGATCTAACAATTGGAACTTGGTTCACACAG TTTCGTTGGGATTACTGCACCAGGTCATGTGCACATTGCAGTTCAAAGGGTTGCCCATTTCAGAATTGA
- the LOC125860723 gene encoding uncharacterized protein LOC125860723, whose amino-acid sequence MLHMTTFNMYGVAGLLRVSPHVETISIELEYTLLDDFPIYNFCCNSELLDLAKEDNMDLLSGVSSVEFHNLKKVKIVISSDACWKDHVKRGFEKVTKLSEYLLLNAPVLENFVIIISKRRRCETCSMNCLSQHLSLLADKLLGCPRSSTNAAINFQE is encoded by the exons ATGTTGCATATGACAACGTTTAATATGTACGGAGTAGCTGGTCTTTTGAGAGTCTCGCCACATGTGGAAACAATCAGCATAGAATTGGAATATACGCTG TTAGATGATTTCCCGATCTACAATTTCTGCTGCAACTCTGAGTTACTTGATTTGGCCAAAGAAGATAATATGGATTTGCTGAGTGGGGTTTCAAGCGTTGAGTTTCACAACCTCAAGAAGGTTAAGATTGTCATCTCCTCAGATGCGTGCTGGAAAGATCATGTCAAAAGGGGCTTTGAAAAGGTTACCAAACTTTCAGAATATCTGTTATTGAATGCACCGGTTTTGGAGAATTTCGTCATTATCATATCAAAGAGAAGAAGGTGCGAGACATGTTCAATGAACTGTCTATCCCAACATTTATCTCTATTGGCCGACAAATTGTTAGGTTGTCCAAGATCGTCCACCAATGCTGCGATTAACTTCCAGGAGTGA